In Pongo pygmaeus isolate AG05252 chromosome 13, NHGRI_mPonPyg2-v2.0_pri, whole genome shotgun sequence, one genomic interval encodes:
- the ENTPD8 gene encoding ectonucleoside triphosphate diphosphohydrolase 8 isoform X4, giving the protein MGLSRKEQVFLALLGASGVSGLTALILLLVEATSVLLPTDIKFGIVFDAGSSHTSLFLYQWPANKENGTGVVSQALACQVEGPGISSYTSNPAQAGESLQGCLEEALVLIPEAQHRKTPTFLGATAGMRLLSQKNSSQARDIFAAITQVLGRSPVDFWGAELLAGQDEGAFGWITVNYGLGTLVKYSFTGEWIQPPEETLVGALDMGGASTQITFVPGGPILDKSTQADFRLYGSDYSVYTHSYLCFGRDQMLSRLLVGLVQSRPAALLRHPCYLSGYQTTLALAPLYESPCVHTTPPLSLPQNLTVEGTGNPGACVSAIRELFNFSSCQGQEDCAFNGVYQPPLQGQFYAFSNFYYTFHFLNLTSGQPLSTVNATIWEFCQRPWKLVEASYPGQDRWLRDYCASGLYILTLLHEGYGFSEETWPSLEFRKQAGGVDIGWTLGYMLNLTGMIPADAPAQRWAASDGIWVAKVVFMVLALVVVVGAASVQLFWLQD; this is encoded by the exons ATGGGGCTGTCCCGGAAGGAGCAGGTCTTCTTGGCCCTGTTGGGGGCCTCGGGGGTCTCAGGCCTCACTGCACTCATTCTCCTCCTGGTGGAGGCCACCAGCGTGCTCCTGCCCACAGACATCAAG TTTGGGATCGTGTTTGATGCGGGCTCCTCCCACACGTCCCTCTTCCTGTATCAGTGGCCGGCGAACAAGGAGAATGGCACGGGTGTGGTCAGCCAGGCCCTGGCCTGTCAGGTGGAAG GGCCTGGAATCTCCTCCTACACTTCTAATCCTGCGCAGGCTGGTGAGAGCCTGCAGGGCTGCTTGGAGGAGGCTCTGGTGCTGATCCCAGAGGCCCAGCATCGGAAAACACCCACGTTCCTGGGGGCCACGGCTGGCATGAGGTTGCTCAG ccagaagaaCAGCTCTCAGGCCAGGGACATCTTTGCAGCAATCACCCAGGTCCTGGGCCGGTCTCCCGTGGACTTTTGGGGTGCTGAGCTCCTGGCCGGGCAGGACGAAGGTGCCTTTGGTTGGATCACTGTCAACTACGGCTTGGGGACGCTGGTCAAG TACTCCTTCACTGGAGAATGGATCCAGCCTCCGGAGGAGACGCTGGTGGGCGCCCTGGACATGGGGGGGGCCTCCACCCAGATCACGTTCGTGCCTGGGGGCCCCATCTTGGACAAGAGCACCCAGGCCGATTTTCGCCTCTACGGCTCCGACTACAGCGTCTACACTCACAGCTACCTCTGCTTTGGACGGGACCAGATGCTGAGCAGGCTCCTTGTGGGGCTGGTGCAG AGCCGCCCGGCTGCCCTGCTCCGTCACCCGTGCTACCTCAGCGGCTACCAGACCACACTGGCCCTGGCCCCGCTGTATGAGTCACCCTGTGTCCACACCACACCCCCGCTGAGCCTCCCCCAGAACCTCACAGTTGAAGGGACAGGCAACCCTGGGGCCTGCGTCTCAGCCATCCGGGAACTTTTCAACTTCTCCAGCTGCCAGGGCCAGGAGGACTGTGCCTTCAACGGGGTCTACCAGCCCCCGCTGCAGGGCCAGTTCTAT GCCTTCTCCAACTTCTACTACACCTTCCACTTCCTGAATCTCACCTCCGGGCAGCCCCTGAGCACGGTCAACGCCACCATCTGGGAGTTTTGCCAGAGGCCCTGGAAACTG GTGGAAGCCAGCTACCCTGGGCAGGACCGCTGGCTGCGGGACTACTGTGCCTCAGGCCTGTACATCCTCACCCTCCTGCATGAGGGCTACGGGTTCAGCGAGGAGACCTGGCCCAGCCTCGAGTTCCGAAAGCAG GCGGGCGGTGTGGACATTGGCTGGACACTGGGCTACATGCTGAACCTGACCGGGATGATCCCGGCCGACGCGCCGGCTCAGCGGTGGGCAGCGAGCGACGGCATCTGGGTGGCCAAAGTGGTGTTCATGGTGCTGgccctggtggtggtggtgggggctgcCTCGGTCCAGCTCTTCTGGTTGCAGGACTAG
- the ENTPD8 gene encoding ectonucleoside triphosphate diphosphohydrolase 8 isoform X5, giving the protein MPLRRVAVQGCISREMGSEASASGGWDGDTKCSLGAHSCPPAGTSTTCTMGLSRKEQVFLALLGASGVSGLTALILLLVEATSVLLPTDIKFGIVFDAGSSHTSLFLYQWPANKENGTGVVSQALACQVEGPGISSYTSNPAQAGESLQGCLEEALVLIPEAQHRKTPTFLGATAGMRLLSQKNSSQARDIFAAITQVLGRSPVDFWGAELLAGQDEGAFGWITVNYGLGTLVKYSFTGEWIQPPEETLRLHSQLPLLWTGPDAEQAPCGAGAGLLQLLLHLPLPESHLRAAPEHGQRHHLGVLPEALETGGWALGSLAAARVPEGAGLPRAGCWSLILGSAASRARGGKSGGQLQAVPLQVEASYPGQDRWLRDYCASGLYILTLLHEGYGFSEETWPSLEFRKQAGGVDIGWTLGYMLNLTGMIPADAPAQRWAASDGIWVAKVVFMVLALVVVVGAASVQLFWLQD; this is encoded by the exons ATGCCTCTAAGGCGAGTGGCTGTCCAGGGGTGCATCTCCAGGGAGATGGGAAGCGAAGCCTCTGCCTCTGGAGGGTGGGATGGGGACACCAAGTGCAGCCTGGGTGCCCACAGCTGTCCCCCCGCAGGAACCAGTACCACCTGCACCATGGGGCTGTCCCGGAAGGAGCAGGTCTTCTTGGCCCTGTTGGGGGCCTCGGGGGTCTCAGGCCTCACTGCACTCATTCTCCTCCTGGTGGAGGCCACCAGCGTGCTCCTGCCCACAGACATCAAG TTTGGGATCGTGTTTGATGCGGGCTCCTCCCACACGTCCCTCTTCCTGTATCAGTGGCCGGCGAACAAGGAGAATGGCACGGGTGTGGTCAGCCAGGCCCTGGCCTGTCAGGTGGAAG GGCCTGGAATCTCCTCCTACACTTCTAATCCTGCGCAGGCTGGTGAGAGCCTGCAGGGCTGCTTGGAGGAGGCTCTGGTGCTGATCCCAGAGGCCCAGCATCGGAAAACACCCACGTTCCTGGGGGCCACGGCTGGCATGAGGTTGCTCAG ccagaagaaCAGCTCTCAGGCCAGGGACATCTTTGCAGCAATCACCCAGGTCCTGGGCCGGTCTCCCGTGGACTTTTGGGGTGCTGAGCTCCTGGCCGGGCAGGACGAAGGTGCCTTTGGTTGGATCACTGTCAACTACGGCTTGGGGACGCTGGTCAAG TACTCCTTCACTGGAGAATGGATCCAGCCTCCGGAGGAGACGCTG CGTCTACACTCACAGCTACCTCTGCTTTGGACGGGACCAGATGCTGAGCAGGCTCCTTGTGGGGCTGGTGCAG GCCTTCTCCAACTTCTACTACACCTTCCACTTCCTGAATCTCACCTCCGGGCAGCCCCTGAGCACGGTCAACGCCACCATCTGGGAGTTTTGCCAGAGGCCCTGGAAACTGGTGGGTGGGCCCTGGGCTCCCTGGCTGCAGCGAGGGTCCCTGAGGGTGCAGGGCTGCCCCGGGCAGGATGCTGGAGCCTCATTCTGGGCAGCGCGGCCAGCAGGGCCAGGGGAGGCAAGAGCGGAGGACAGCTCCAGGCCGTGCCACTCCAG GTGGAAGCCAGCTACCCTGGGCAGGACCGCTGGCTGCGGGACTACTGTGCCTCAGGCCTGTACATCCTCACCCTCCTGCATGAGGGCTACGGGTTCAGCGAGGAGACCTGGCCCAGCCTCGAGTTCCGAAAGCAG GCGGGCGGTGTGGACATTGGCTGGACACTGGGCTACATGCTGAACCTGACCGGGATGATCCCGGCCGACGCGCCGGCTCAGCGGTGGGCAGCGAGCGACGGCATCTGGGTGGCCAAAGTGGTGTTCATGGTGCTGgccctggtggtggtggtgggggctgcCTCGGTCCAGCTCTTCTGGTTGCAGGACTAG
- the ENTPD8 gene encoding ectonucleoside triphosphate diphosphohydrolase 8 isoform X2, whose protein sequence is MPLRRVAVQGCISREMGSEASASGGWDGDTKCSLGAHSCPPAGTSTTCTMGLSRKEQVFLALLGASGVSGLTALILLLVEATSVLLPTDIKFGIVFDAGSSHTSLFLYQWPANKENGTGVVSQALACQVEGPGISSYTSNPAQAGESLQGCLEEALVLIPEAQHRKTPTFLGATAGMRLLSQKNSSQARDIFAAITQVLGRSPVDFWGAELLAGQDEGAFGWITVNYGLGTLVKYSFTGEWIQPPEETLVGALDMGGASTQITFVPGGPILDKSTQADFRLYGSDYSVYTHSYLCFGRDQMLSRLLVGLVQSRPAALLRHPCYLSGYQTTLALAPLYESPCVHTTPPLSLPQNLTVEGTGNPGACVSAIRELFNFSSCQGQEDCAFNGVYQPPLQGQFYAFSNFYYTFHFLNLTSGQPLSTVNATIWEFCQRPWKLVEASYPGQDRWLRDYCASGLYILTLLHEGYGFSEETWPSLEFRKQAGGVDIGWTLGYMLNLTGMIPADAPAQRWAASDGIWVAKVVFMVLALVVVVGAASVQLFWLQD, encoded by the exons ATGCCTCTAAGGCGAGTGGCTGTCCAGGGGTGCATCTCCAGGGAGATGGGAAGCGAAGCCTCTGCCTCTGGAGGGTGGGATGGGGACACCAAGTGCAGCCTGGGTGCCCACAGCTGTCCCCCCGCAGGAACCAGTACCACCTGCACCATGGGGCTGTCCCGGAAGGAGCAGGTCTTCTTGGCCCTGTTGGGGGCCTCGGGGGTCTCAGGCCTCACTGCACTCATTCTCCTCCTGGTGGAGGCCACCAGCGTGCTCCTGCCCACAGACATCAAG TTTGGGATCGTGTTTGATGCGGGCTCCTCCCACACGTCCCTCTTCCTGTATCAGTGGCCGGCGAACAAGGAGAATGGCACGGGTGTGGTCAGCCAGGCCCTGGCCTGTCAGGTGGAAG GGCCTGGAATCTCCTCCTACACTTCTAATCCTGCGCAGGCTGGTGAGAGCCTGCAGGGCTGCTTGGAGGAGGCTCTGGTGCTGATCCCAGAGGCCCAGCATCGGAAAACACCCACGTTCCTGGGGGCCACGGCTGGCATGAGGTTGCTCAG ccagaagaaCAGCTCTCAGGCCAGGGACATCTTTGCAGCAATCACCCAGGTCCTGGGCCGGTCTCCCGTGGACTTTTGGGGTGCTGAGCTCCTGGCCGGGCAGGACGAAGGTGCCTTTGGTTGGATCACTGTCAACTACGGCTTGGGGACGCTGGTCAAG TACTCCTTCACTGGAGAATGGATCCAGCCTCCGGAGGAGACGCTGGTGGGCGCCCTGGACATGGGGGGGGCCTCCACCCAGATCACGTTCGTGCCTGGGGGCCCCATCTTGGACAAGAGCACCCAGGCCGATTTTCGCCTCTACGGCTCCGACTACAGCGTCTACACTCACAGCTACCTCTGCTTTGGACGGGACCAGATGCTGAGCAGGCTCCTTGTGGGGCTGGTGCAG AGCCGCCCGGCTGCCCTGCTCCGTCACCCGTGCTACCTCAGCGGCTACCAGACCACACTGGCCCTGGCCCCGCTGTATGAGTCACCCTGTGTCCACACCACACCCCCGCTGAGCCTCCCCCAGAACCTCACAGTTGAAGGGACAGGCAACCCTGGGGCCTGCGTCTCAGCCATCCGGGAACTTTTCAACTTCTCCAGCTGCCAGGGCCAGGAGGACTGTGCCTTCAACGGGGTCTACCAGCCCCCGCTGCAGGGCCAGTTCTAT GCCTTCTCCAACTTCTACTACACCTTCCACTTCCTGAATCTCACCTCCGGGCAGCCCCTGAGCACGGTCAACGCCACCATCTGGGAGTTTTGCCAGAGGCCCTGGAAACTG GTGGAAGCCAGCTACCCTGGGCAGGACCGCTGGCTGCGGGACTACTGTGCCTCAGGCCTGTACATCCTCACCCTCCTGCATGAGGGCTACGGGTTCAGCGAGGAGACCTGGCCCAGCCTCGAGTTCCGAAAGCAG GCGGGCGGTGTGGACATTGGCTGGACACTGGGCTACATGCTGAACCTGACCGGGATGATCCCGGCCGACGCGCCGGCTCAGCGGTGGGCAGCGAGCGACGGCATCTGGGTGGCCAAAGTGGTGTTCATGGTGCTGgccctggtggtggtggtgggggctgcCTCGGTCCAGCTCTTCTGGTTGCAGGACTAG
- the ENTPD8 gene encoding ectonucleoside triphosphate diphosphohydrolase 8 isoform X3, with protein sequence MGLSRKEQVFLALLGASGVSGLTALILLLVEATSVLLPTDIKFGIVFDAGSSHTSLFLYQWPANKENGTGVVSQALACQVEGPGISSYTSNPAQAGESLQGCLEEALVLIPEAQHRKTPTFLGATAGMRLLSQKNSSQARDIFAAITQVLGRSPVDFWGAELLAGQDEGAFGWITVNYGLGTLVKYSFTGEWIQPPEETLVGALDMGGASTQITFVPGGPILDKSTQADFRLYGSDYSVYTHSYLCFGRDQMLSRLLVGLVQSRPAALLRHPCYLSGYQTTLALAPLYESPCVHTTPPLSLPQNLTVEGTGNPGACVSAIRELFNFSSCQGQEDCAFNGVYQPPLQGQFYAFSNFYYTFHFLNLTSGQPLSTVNATIWEFCQRPWKLVGGPWAPWLQRGSLRVQGCPGQDAGASFWAARPAGPGEARAEDSSRPCHSRWKPATLGRTAGCGTTVPQACTSSPSCMRATGSARRPGPASSSESRRAVWTLAGHWATC encoded by the exons ATGGGGCTGTCCCGGAAGGAGCAGGTCTTCTTGGCCCTGTTGGGGGCCTCGGGGGTCTCAGGCCTCACTGCACTCATTCTCCTCCTGGTGGAGGCCACCAGCGTGCTCCTGCCCACAGACATCAAG TTTGGGATCGTGTTTGATGCGGGCTCCTCCCACACGTCCCTCTTCCTGTATCAGTGGCCGGCGAACAAGGAGAATGGCACGGGTGTGGTCAGCCAGGCCCTGGCCTGTCAGGTGGAAG GGCCTGGAATCTCCTCCTACACTTCTAATCCTGCGCAGGCTGGTGAGAGCCTGCAGGGCTGCTTGGAGGAGGCTCTGGTGCTGATCCCAGAGGCCCAGCATCGGAAAACACCCACGTTCCTGGGGGCCACGGCTGGCATGAGGTTGCTCAG ccagaagaaCAGCTCTCAGGCCAGGGACATCTTTGCAGCAATCACCCAGGTCCTGGGCCGGTCTCCCGTGGACTTTTGGGGTGCTGAGCTCCTGGCCGGGCAGGACGAAGGTGCCTTTGGTTGGATCACTGTCAACTACGGCTTGGGGACGCTGGTCAAG TACTCCTTCACTGGAGAATGGATCCAGCCTCCGGAGGAGACGCTGGTGGGCGCCCTGGACATGGGGGGGGCCTCCACCCAGATCACGTTCGTGCCTGGGGGCCCCATCTTGGACAAGAGCACCCAGGCCGATTTTCGCCTCTACGGCTCCGACTACAGCGTCTACACTCACAGCTACCTCTGCTTTGGACGGGACCAGATGCTGAGCAGGCTCCTTGTGGGGCTGGTGCAG AGCCGCCCGGCTGCCCTGCTCCGTCACCCGTGCTACCTCAGCGGCTACCAGACCACACTGGCCCTGGCCCCGCTGTATGAGTCACCCTGTGTCCACACCACACCCCCGCTGAGCCTCCCCCAGAACCTCACAGTTGAAGGGACAGGCAACCCTGGGGCCTGCGTCTCAGCCATCCGGGAACTTTTCAACTTCTCCAGCTGCCAGGGCCAGGAGGACTGTGCCTTCAACGGGGTCTACCAGCCCCCGCTGCAGGGCCAGTTCTAT GCCTTCTCCAACTTCTACTACACCTTCCACTTCCTGAATCTCACCTCCGGGCAGCCCCTGAGCACGGTCAACGCCACCATCTGGGAGTTTTGCCAGAGGCCCTGGAAACTGGTGGGTGGGCCCTGGGCTCCCTGGCTGCAGCGAGGGTCCCTGAGGGTGCAGGGCTGCCCCGGGCAGGATGCTGGAGCCTCATTCTGGGCAGCGCGGCCAGCAGGGCCAGGGGAGGCAAGAGCGGAGGACAGCTCCAGGCCGTGCCACTCCAG GTGGAAGCCAGCTACCCTGGGCAGGACCGCTGGCTGCGGGACTACTGTGCCTCAGGCCTGTACATCCTCACCCTCCTGCATGAGGGCTACGGGTTCAGCGAGGAGACCTGGCCCAGCCTCGAGTTCCGAAAGCAG GCGGGCGGTGTGGACATTGGCTGGACACTGGGCTACATGCTGA
- the ENTPD8 gene encoding ectonucleoside triphosphate diphosphohydrolase 8 isoform X1: MPLRRVAVQGCISREMGSEASASGGWDGDTKCSLGAHSCPPAGTSTTCTMGLSRKEQVFLALLGASGVSGLTALILLLVEATSVLLPTDIKFGIVFDAGSSHTSLFLYQWPANKENGTGVVSQALACQVEGPGISSYTSNPAQAGESLQGCLEEALVLIPEAQHRKTPTFLGATAGMRLLSQKNSSQARDIFAAITQVLGRSPVDFWGAELLAGQDEGAFGWITVNYGLGTLVKYSFTGEWIQPPEETLVGALDMGGASTQITFVPGGPILDKSTQADFRLYGSDYSVYTHSYLCFGRDQMLSRLLVGLVQSRPAALLRHPCYLSGYQTTLALAPLYESPCVHTTPPLSLPQNLTVEGTGNPGACVSAIRELFNFSSCQGQEDCAFNGVYQPPLQGQFYAFSNFYYTFHFLNLTSGQPLSTVNATIWEFCQRPWKLVGGPWAPWLQRGSLRVQGCPGQDAGASFWAARPAGPGEARAEDSSRPCHSRWKPATLGRTAGCGTTVPQACTSSPSCMRATGSARRPGPASSSESRRAVWTLAGHWATC, translated from the exons ATGCCTCTAAGGCGAGTGGCTGTCCAGGGGTGCATCTCCAGGGAGATGGGAAGCGAAGCCTCTGCCTCTGGAGGGTGGGATGGGGACACCAAGTGCAGCCTGGGTGCCCACAGCTGTCCCCCCGCAGGAACCAGTACCACCTGCACCATGGGGCTGTCCCGGAAGGAGCAGGTCTTCTTGGCCCTGTTGGGGGCCTCGGGGGTCTCAGGCCTCACTGCACTCATTCTCCTCCTGGTGGAGGCCACCAGCGTGCTCCTGCCCACAGACATCAAG TTTGGGATCGTGTTTGATGCGGGCTCCTCCCACACGTCCCTCTTCCTGTATCAGTGGCCGGCGAACAAGGAGAATGGCACGGGTGTGGTCAGCCAGGCCCTGGCCTGTCAGGTGGAAG GGCCTGGAATCTCCTCCTACACTTCTAATCCTGCGCAGGCTGGTGAGAGCCTGCAGGGCTGCTTGGAGGAGGCTCTGGTGCTGATCCCAGAGGCCCAGCATCGGAAAACACCCACGTTCCTGGGGGCCACGGCTGGCATGAGGTTGCTCAG ccagaagaaCAGCTCTCAGGCCAGGGACATCTTTGCAGCAATCACCCAGGTCCTGGGCCGGTCTCCCGTGGACTTTTGGGGTGCTGAGCTCCTGGCCGGGCAGGACGAAGGTGCCTTTGGTTGGATCACTGTCAACTACGGCTTGGGGACGCTGGTCAAG TACTCCTTCACTGGAGAATGGATCCAGCCTCCGGAGGAGACGCTGGTGGGCGCCCTGGACATGGGGGGGGCCTCCACCCAGATCACGTTCGTGCCTGGGGGCCCCATCTTGGACAAGAGCACCCAGGCCGATTTTCGCCTCTACGGCTCCGACTACAGCGTCTACACTCACAGCTACCTCTGCTTTGGACGGGACCAGATGCTGAGCAGGCTCCTTGTGGGGCTGGTGCAG AGCCGCCCGGCTGCCCTGCTCCGTCACCCGTGCTACCTCAGCGGCTACCAGACCACACTGGCCCTGGCCCCGCTGTATGAGTCACCCTGTGTCCACACCACACCCCCGCTGAGCCTCCCCCAGAACCTCACAGTTGAAGGGACAGGCAACCCTGGGGCCTGCGTCTCAGCCATCCGGGAACTTTTCAACTTCTCCAGCTGCCAGGGCCAGGAGGACTGTGCCTTCAACGGGGTCTACCAGCCCCCGCTGCAGGGCCAGTTCTAT GCCTTCTCCAACTTCTACTACACCTTCCACTTCCTGAATCTCACCTCCGGGCAGCCCCTGAGCACGGTCAACGCCACCATCTGGGAGTTTTGCCAGAGGCCCTGGAAACTGGTGGGTGGGCCCTGGGCTCCCTGGCTGCAGCGAGGGTCCCTGAGGGTGCAGGGCTGCCCCGGGCAGGATGCTGGAGCCTCATTCTGGGCAGCGCGGCCAGCAGGGCCAGGGGAGGCAAGAGCGGAGGACAGCTCCAGGCCGTGCCACTCCAG GTGGAAGCCAGCTACCCTGGGCAGGACCGCTGGCTGCGGGACTACTGTGCCTCAGGCCTGTACATCCTCACCCTCCTGCATGAGGGCTACGGGTTCAGCGAGGAGACCTGGCCCAGCCTCGAGTTCCGAAAGCAG GCGGGCGGTGTGGACATTGGCTGGACACTGGGCTACATGCTGA